One window from the genome of Metabacillus flavus encodes:
- a CDS encoding nucleotidyltransferase produces MNILGLIVEYNPFHNGHFYHMQESKKAAKADVTIAVMSGTFLQRGEPALLPKWERARMALEAGADLVVELPYVYSSQKASTFANGAVSILDMLGAAHLCFGSEDGKIEPFYNAIKQISQNEQSYSTSIKQYMNQGMSYPKALSLSFETINALKGELADLTKPNNILGFQYVSSILEQGSLMKAHTIQRTSAGYHDEALPSGDIASATSLRKAIFSGNETLKEIKPYVPESTYRILSGWSKEGNPFLSWERYFPYLQYNVLSMSGKELSEIYEVEEGLENRLKSSIKESSSFQELMERLKTKRYTWTRLQRMCVHVLTRTTKRQMEEAVNGERCPFIRVLGMNPSGQRYLGSIKKNLKIPLITNVHSFEHPALSLDLKAANIYAMGFPKQKRITRLKAEYATPPVRVGYEE; encoded by the coding sequence TTGAATATTTTAGGGCTTATTGTTGAATACAACCCATTTCACAATGGACATTTTTATCATATGCAGGAATCAAAAAAGGCAGCTAAGGCTGATGTGACGATTGCGGTCATGAGCGGAACCTTTCTTCAAAGGGGCGAGCCTGCCCTTTTGCCTAAATGGGAGCGTGCCAGAATGGCTTTGGAGGCAGGTGCTGACTTAGTAGTCGAGCTGCCTTACGTTTATTCTTCACAAAAGGCAAGTACGTTTGCAAACGGTGCTGTTTCAATTTTGGATATGCTTGGAGCTGCTCATTTGTGTTTTGGCAGTGAGGATGGAAAAATCGAGCCCTTTTACAATGCAATCAAACAGATCTCTCAAAATGAACAAAGTTACAGTACAAGCATAAAACAATACATGAACCAGGGCATGAGCTATCCGAAGGCCCTCTCCCTTTCGTTTGAAACCATTAACGCCCTCAAGGGAGAGCTTGCTGATTTAACCAAGCCGAACAATATACTGGGCTTTCAGTATGTTTCCTCGATTCTGGAGCAAGGAAGCTTGATGAAGGCTCATACCATTCAGCGGACTTCAGCAGGCTACCATGACGAGGCACTTCCCTCAGGAGATATTGCCAGTGCCACAAGTCTCCGAAAAGCCATTTTCAGCGGAAATGAAACGCTTAAAGAAATAAAGCCATATGTGCCTGAATCAACCTATCGGATATTATCCGGCTGGTCAAAAGAAGGAAATCCATTTCTAAGCTGGGAGAGATACTTTCCATATTTGCAATATAACGTTTTATCTATGTCTGGCAAGGAGCTTTCTGAAATATATGAGGTGGAGGAAGGCTTGGAGAATCGTCTGAAGTCTTCCATTAAAGAAAGCTCTTCCTTCCAGGAATTAATGGAACGGCTGAAAACTAAGCGGTATACATGGACAAGACTGCAGCGTATGTGTGTTCACGTGCTGACAAGAACGACAAAAAGACAGATGGAAGAGGCTGTAAATGGAGAACGCTGTCCTTTTATTAGAGTTTTAGGGATGAATCCATCTGGTCAGCGTTATTTAGGAAGCATAAAAAAGAATTTGAAAATCCCGTTAATCACGAATGTACATTCATTTGAGCATCCAGCCCTCTCTCTTGATTTAAAAGCAGCCAATATCTATGCAATGGGATTTCCAAAACAAAAAAGGATCACTCGATTAAAAGCAGAATATGCAACACCGCCTGTTCGAGTAGGATATGAAGAATAG
- a CDS encoding YceD family protein codes for MKWLINQLYQYQSKGLELDEEINLTELINEHKDVRDISPVHVNGRAAIQSDKATFQLTVTGVLTLPCARTLVDVRFPFHIETTEVYLLKPTDYDEELEGEIHTLDSDEVDLIPAIKELILLEIPMQVFSDSVNEEGAAPQEGKDWKVVSEEENKNKVDPRMAELAKFFDNNNES; via the coding sequence ATGAAATGGTTAATCAACCAGTTATATCAATATCAAAGCAAAGGATTGGAATTGGATGAGGAAATCAATCTCACTGAGCTCATTAATGAGCATAAAGATGTGAGAGACATCTCGCCTGTCCATGTAAACGGCAGAGCCGCAATCCAATCGGATAAAGCAACGTTTCAGCTGACTGTAACAGGGGTCTTGACTCTTCCATGTGCCAGAACGCTTGTAGATGTTCGATTCCCTTTTCATATTGAGACGACTGAAGTATACCTATTGAAACCGACAGACTATGACGAGGAACTTGAAGGAGAAATTCATACGCTCGACAGCGATGAAGTTGATTTAATTCCAGCAATTAAAGAACTCATTCTTCTCGAGATTCCAATGCAGGTCTTCAGCGACAGCGTTAACGAAGAAGGAGCCGCCCCTCAGGAAGGCAAGGACTGGAAGGTCGTGTCTGAAGAGGAAAACAAAAACAAAGTGGATCCAAGGATGGCCGAACTGGCCAAATTCTTCGATAACAATAATGAAAGCTAA
- the rpmF gene encoding 50S ribosomal protein L32, whose product MAVPFRRTSKTRKRLRRTHFKLQVPGMVECPNCGDMKLSHRVCKACGTYKGKEVVEK is encoded by the coding sequence ATGGCTGTACCTTTTAGAAGAACTTCTAAAACAAGAAAAAGATTGCGTCGTACACACTTCAAATTGCAAGTGCCTGGTATGGTAGAATGCCCTAACTGCGGTGATATGAAATTGTCTCACCGTGTCTGCAAAGCTTGCGGAACATACAAAGGAAAAGAAGTAGTGGAAAAATAA
- a CDS encoding enoyl-CoA hydratase/isomerase family protein, whose translation MDNKVLVSDAADGIIEVKLNRAEKRNAVDFDVIEELEGFLDQYEADKKVRGLMLTGSGDAAFCSGGDLTAFHSLKTEEESFGMLHRMGKILYRLAIFPAPVFALINGTAVGGGCELAMAADIRLAKKGVRMGFIQGTLSITTGWGGGSLLMERVNSSKALGLLCSANIYGCEELLQKGVLDEILPESFFKEEGLRYVKTMLAENPAVSRAYKSIQVSKLKQSQLWKRMEEEIWQCAKLWEMEEHHQAVDRFLKRK comes from the coding sequence GTGGACAACAAGGTACTTGTGTCAGATGCGGCAGATGGAATTATTGAAGTGAAGCTTAATCGTGCTGAGAAGCGCAATGCGGTGGATTTCGATGTAATAGAAGAACTGGAAGGGTTTTTGGATCAGTATGAAGCCGATAAGAAAGTACGCGGTCTGATGCTGACTGGATCCGGTGACGCAGCTTTTTGTTCGGGCGGTGATCTTACAGCATTCCATTCTCTAAAGACGGAAGAGGAATCATTTGGGATGCTTCATAGAATGGGGAAAATTCTCTACCGTTTGGCTATATTTCCGGCACCAGTTTTTGCGCTTATAAATGGAACGGCTGTCGGGGGAGGCTGTGAGCTTGCGATGGCGGCGGATATCCGCTTAGCTAAAAAGGGAGTGCGTATGGGCTTTATTCAAGGCACGTTATCGATTACAACCGGATGGGGGGGAGGCTCTTTGCTGATGGAAAGGGTCAATTCATCTAAAGCTCTCGGGCTTCTATGTTCCGCAAACATATATGGCTGTGAGGAGCTCCTTCAGAAAGGAGTACTAGATGAAATTTTACCTGAATCCTTTTTTAAAGAAGAGGGATTGCGATACGTAAAAACCATGCTTGCAGAAAATCCAGCCGTTTCCCGGGCTTATAAATCAATTCAGGTCAGTAAGCTGAAACAAAGTCAGCTATGGAAGAGGATGGAAGAAGAAATCTGGCAATGTGCAAAATTATGGGAAATGGAAGAGCATCATCAAGCTGTAGACAGGTTTTTGAAAAGAAAGTGA
- a CDS encoding RsfA family transcriptional regulator → MTATRQDAWTQDEDLLLAEVVLRHIREGGTQLAAFEEVGRHLSRTAAACGFRWNSYVRKQYKSGIDHAKKLRKESRGKLEPVKEAVKEITAVSDDKGGLTIKEIVKFLEAYDDSADARILKESNELLSAKVQQLEQQVTILEKEKLILQNQLQLVEEDYQSLIEIMDRARKMAISQEDERNRKVKFQMDRNGNLERIEK, encoded by the coding sequence ATGACGGCTACAAGACAGGATGCTTGGACGCAGGATGAGGATCTTTTGCTTGCTGAAGTGGTGCTTCGCCATATTAGAGAGGGCGGGACCCAGCTGGCTGCTTTTGAAGAGGTGGGCAGACATTTGTCCAGGACTGCTGCTGCGTGCGGATTCAGGTGGAATTCATACGTGAGAAAGCAGTATAAGTCCGGCATTGATCATGCGAAAAAGCTTCGCAAGGAGTCAAGGGGGAAATTGGAGCCGGTTAAGGAAGCAGTGAAGGAGATTACGGCCGTTTCTGATGATAAGGGCGGCCTAACGATAAAAGAGATTGTAAAATTTTTAGAAGCCTATGACGACTCAGCGGATGCAAGAATTTTAAAGGAAAGCAATGAACTTCTTTCGGCAAAAGTGCAGCAGCTTGAGCAGCAGGTTACCATTCTTGAGAAAGAAAAGCTAATCTTGCAGAATCAGCTTCAGCTTGTAGAGGAAGACTATCAGTCCCTTATTGAAATAATGGATCGTGCCAGAAAGATGGCAATCTCTCAGGAAGACGAACGGAACCGCAAAGTGAAATTTCAGATGGACCGCAACGGGAATCTGGAGAGAATAGAAAAATAA
- a CDS encoding N-acetyltransferase — protein MHKVERLLINYKTLEEFKRFKEYGLQELSMLEDLEGNIIENDSDSPFYGIYFGEKLVARMSLYKVDKKFDQYFTPQQDYLELWKLEVLPDYQRGGYGQSLVEFAKSFKLPIKTNPRVKSADFWSKMDFEAVKYDMERDKGENPLLWSPDASHHSSESA, from the coding sequence ATGCACAAGGTGGAACGCCTTCTTATTAATTACAAAACACTTGAAGAGTTTAAAAGGTTTAAAGAATATGGACTTCAGGAGCTATCCATGCTCGAGGATCTTGAAGGGAATATTATTGAAAATGACAGTGACTCCCCGTTTTACGGAATCTATTTTGGAGAAAAGCTGGTCGCCAGGATGAGTCTTTACAAAGTAGATAAAAAATTTGATCAATACTTTACTCCACAGCAGGATTACTTGGAGCTTTGGAAGCTTGAGGTTCTTCCTGATTATCAGCGGGGAGGCTATGGCCAGTCCCTGGTTGAATTTGCTAAATCCTTCAAGCTCCCGATTAAAACGAATCCACGAGTCAAATCCGCAGATTTCTGGAGTAAAATGGATTTCGAAGCTGTTAAATACGATATGGAACGGGATAAAGGAGAAAACCCGCTGCTTTGGTCGCCGGATGCCTCCCATCATTCCTCAGAATCTGCCTAA
- a CDS encoding acetyl-CoA carboxylase biotin carboxylase subunit codes for MKKVLIANRGEIASRIIETCKRMKIETIAIFSDADQDLPYVKEADYSFRIGEPPVGKSYLLADSILELAVREGADAIHPGYGFLSENSDFVRKTEEHGLLFIGPSSAVIEKMGDKVLARKTMMEAGIPVVPGSELGLETLGQAAEKAEQIGFPVMLKASGGGGGIGMHLCHDKAELEKVYASAKNRAKAYFGNDEVFIEKYIAESRHIEVQIFGDEHGNIVHLFERECSVQRRNQKVIEEAPSPSISEETRQKICKAAVQAALHVGYRNAGTVEFIMDEKEQFYFLEMNTRLQVEHRVTEMITGLDLVKWQILAARGEALPLNQGEIRKIGHAFEFRLYAEDPEKFIPSPGKLNVFTYPEPSGFVIDRTYIEGNQITPFYDPLIAKAVVYGENREAAMLKAAEVFRGMQIEGVKSNLPLFVKVLKDEEFKSGQYTTSLLKKSKIVG; via the coding sequence TTGAAAAAAGTATTGATTGCAAACAGGGGTGAAATTGCTTCGCGGATTATTGAGACGTGCAAGCGGATGAAGATTGAGACGATTGCAATTTTTTCAGATGCGGATCAGGACCTGCCATATGTAAAGGAAGCGGATTATTCCTTCCGAATCGGTGAGCCGCCGGTAGGGAAATCATATCTTCTTGCGGATTCTATTTTGGAATTAGCGGTGAGAGAAGGGGCAGATGCGATTCATCCGGGATATGGATTCCTCTCGGAGAATAGTGATTTTGTCCGAAAAACAGAAGAGCATGGATTGTTATTTATTGGGCCTTCTTCGGCTGTGATTGAAAAAATGGGCGATAAGGTTCTTGCAAGAAAAACCATGATGGAAGCCGGAATTCCTGTAGTGCCGGGCAGTGAACTTGGCTTGGAGACACTCGGGCAGGCTGCAGAGAAAGCAGAACAGATCGGTTTTCCCGTGATGCTGAAAGCAAGCGGAGGCGGAGGCGGGATTGGGATGCATCTATGCCATGATAAAGCCGAGCTTGAAAAAGTATATGCATCTGCTAAAAACAGAGCAAAAGCTTACTTCGGAAATGACGAAGTTTTTATTGAAAAGTATATTGCTGAATCCCGCCATATTGAGGTTCAAATATTCGGGGACGAGCATGGGAATATTGTTCACTTGTTCGAAAGGGAATGCTCAGTTCAGCGCAGGAATCAAAAGGTAATTGAAGAAGCGCCTTCACCAAGTATTTCAGAAGAGACACGTCAGAAAATATGCAAGGCAGCCGTTCAGGCAGCTCTTCATGTGGGATATAGGAATGCGGGGACCGTTGAATTCATTATGGATGAAAAGGAGCAGTTTTATTTTCTTGAAATGAATACCCGCCTGCAGGTGGAGCACCGTGTTACTGAAATGATTACAGGGCTGGATTTGGTGAAGTGGCAGATCCTTGCCGCTAGAGGAGAAGCTCTTCCCTTAAATCAGGGTGAAATCCGGAAAATTGGTCATGCGTTTGAATTCAGGCTTTATGCAGAGGATCCGGAAAAATTCATCCCTTCGCCCGGGAAGTTAAATGTGTTTACATATCCGGAGCCATCTGGTTTCGTTATAGACCGGACCTATATTGAAGGAAATCAAATTACCCCTTTTTATGATCCGCTCATCGCAAAAGCGGTTGTATATGGTGAAAATCGAGAAGCAGCTATGCTCAAAGCGGCTGAAGTTTTTAGAGGGATGCAGATTGAAGGGGTCAAATCCAATTTGCCTCTTTTTGTGAAGGTGCTAAAGGACGAAGAATTTAAATCAGGCCAATACACTACATCTTTATTAAAAAAATCAAAAATAGTCGGGTAA
- a CDS encoding acetyl-CoA carboxylase biotin carboxyl carrier protein subunit produces MKEVTASMAGTVLSVLVEAGAAVASGQDLMMLESMKMEIPIESSYSGTVKEIKVQMGDFVNEGDVLVLLED; encoded by the coding sequence ATGAAAGAAGTTACAGCAAGCATGGCAGGTACTGTATTGAGTGTTTTAGTTGAAGCAGGTGCAGCGGTAGCATCAGGACAGGATTTGATGATGCTTGAATCAATGAAAATGGAGATTCCTATTGAATCCTCCTATTCTGGAACAGTTAAGGAAATAAAAGTTCAGATGGGCGATTTCGTAAATGAAGGGGATGTACTGGTTTTACTAGAGGATTAA
- a CDS encoding acyl-CoA carboxylase subunit beta: MIELNDQLKEKIAEAEAGGHQKYHDKSREQGKLFVRDRLKQLFDNGQYSEDGKFANHLAGDLPADGVVTAIGQVHGQTVCVMANDSTVKAGSWGARTVEKIIRIQETAEKLMVPLLYLVDSAGARITDQLDMFPNRRGAGRIFHNQVRLSGMIPQICLLFGPSAAGGAYIPAFCDIVIMVEGNASMYLGSPRMAEKVIGEKVSLEEMGGARMHCSISGCGDVLVSTEEEAIAEARTYLTYFPANFRNRPSETESVAPLSEKLLSSIIPENQNAPFDMYDAIDSLIDGGSFFEIKKLFAQELITGLARIDGKVVGIVANQPRVKGGVLFVDSADKAAKFVALCDAFQIPLLFLADVPGFMIGTKVERAGIIRHGAKMIAAMSSATVPRISVIVRKAYGAGLYAMSGPAFEPDCCIALPSAQIAVMGPEAAVNAVYSNKINEIEDPKERMKYVMEKQQEYKETIDIYRLASEMIIDHIVGADDLRQELIMRFKQYETKEELLPYRKHPVYPV; this comes from the coding sequence ATGATAGAGCTGAATGATCAATTAAAGGAAAAAATTGCGGAAGCAGAAGCCGGCGGTCATCAAAAATATCATGATAAATCCCGAGAGCAGGGAAAACTGTTTGTCCGTGACCGTCTTAAGCAGCTTTTTGATAATGGCCAGTATTCGGAGGACGGCAAATTTGCGAATCACCTTGCTGGGGATCTTCCGGCTGACGGGGTGGTAACAGCAATAGGTCAGGTGCATGGGCAAACGGTATGTGTGATGGCCAATGATTCGACAGTTAAGGCAGGTTCCTGGGGAGCGAGAACTGTAGAGAAAATTATCCGGATCCAGGAGACTGCTGAGAAATTAATGGTCCCGCTGCTGTACTTGGTGGATTCAGCAGGAGCGAGAATTACAGATCAGCTTGATATGTTTCCAAACAGAAGGGGCGCGGGAAGAATTTTTCATAATCAGGTCAGGCTATCCGGAATGATCCCGCAGATTTGTTTGCTCTTTGGCCCATCTGCAGCGGGAGGAGCATACATTCCTGCATTTTGTGACATTGTGATTATGGTGGAAGGAAACGCTTCTATGTACCTTGGTTCCCCGCGCATGGCAGAGAAGGTAATCGGGGAGAAGGTGTCGCTTGAGGAAATGGGAGGAGCAAGGATGCATTGCAGTATAAGCGGCTGCGGTGATGTGCTTGTATCTACCGAGGAAGAAGCAATTGCTGAAGCCCGAACATACTTGACGTATTTTCCTGCAAATTTTAGAAATCGGCCTTCTGAAACAGAGTCCGTCGCTCCTTTAAGTGAAAAATTGCTTTCTTCCATTATTCCGGAAAACCAAAATGCACCGTTCGATATGTATGACGCAATTGATTCATTGATAGACGGGGGCAGCTTCTTTGAAATTAAAAAGCTGTTTGCACAGGAATTAATTACGGGACTTGCCAGAATTGACGGGAAAGTTGTAGGCATTGTTGCGAATCAGCCGCGAGTTAAAGGCGGGGTGCTTTTCGTGGATTCAGCAGATAAAGCGGCAAAGTTTGTTGCATTATGTGATGCCTTTCAAATTCCGCTGCTTTTCCTGGCGGATGTACCTGGATTCATGATTGGCACGAAAGTGGAGAGAGCTGGAATCATCCGCCACGGGGCGAAAATGATCGCAGCGATGAGTTCCGCTACTGTGCCGAGGATATCAGTTATTGTAAGAAAGGCTTATGGCGCAGGCTTGTATGCTATGTCAGGTCCCGCTTTTGAACCGGATTGCTGCATTGCCCTTCCTTCTGCGCAAATCGCAGTAATGGGACCTGAAGCCGCTGTAAATGCGGTTTATTCCAATAAGATCAACGAGATTGAGGATCCAAAAGAACGAATGAAGTATGTAATGGAAAAGCAGCAGGAATACAAAGAAACGATTGATATATACCGGCTTGCATCAGAAATGATTATAGATCATATTGTTGGAGCGGATGATCTCCGCCAGGAATTGATTATGCGGTTTAAACAATATGAAACAAAGGAAGAACTGCTTCCGTACCGCAAACACCCGGTATATCCGGTATAA
- a CDS encoding 2-dehydropantoate 2-reductase, translating into MKAGIIGGGAIGLLFAAYLSRNHQLTLYTNTEAQASKIRQQGIAVCKDGETEISYPHASSSRHYEEKLLIVTVKQFHLPSILDHLSSEEPKTLLFLQNGMGHIKSLSDLKGHLIYTGSVSHGAVKNGERDVQHNGIGTTVFSPFQEGSSSEIIESLSTEDFPFVFRSDWYEVVAGKLLVNACINPLTGLLNVRNGQLTENPHYYLLLKQVFDEVFPVLEVGDEASQWKKVEDVCRATSSNISSMLQDLRMGRKTEIEAIAGYVLDLAEDKNRRAPTLSFLTNAIKGMENS; encoded by the coding sequence ATGAAAGCCGGAATAATTGGCGGCGGCGCGATTGGCTTATTATTTGCAGCATATTTAAGCCGGAATCATCAACTTACCTTATATACGAATACAGAAGCGCAGGCTTCCAAAATACGCCAACAAGGGATTGCGGTCTGTAAAGATGGAGAAACAGAAATCAGTTATCCTCATGCTTCTTCAAGCAGACATTATGAGGAGAAGCTGCTTATTGTGACTGTAAAACAATTTCACCTCCCATCGATCCTCGATCATCTTTCCTCAGAAGAACCGAAAACCCTGCTCTTCTTACAGAATGGAATGGGGCACATTAAAAGTTTGTCTGATTTGAAAGGACATCTTATTTATACAGGCTCTGTTAGTCATGGAGCCGTTAAAAACGGGGAAAGGGACGTTCAGCATAACGGAATCGGAACTACGGTCTTCTCACCTTTTCAGGAAGGGAGCAGCAGTGAAATTATTGAGTCTCTCAGTACTGAAGATTTTCCGTTTGTCTTTCGCTCCGATTGGTATGAGGTTGTTGCAGGAAAGCTGCTGGTCAATGCATGCATCAATCCGCTTACAGGGCTGCTGAATGTCCGGAATGGACAGCTCACAGAAAATCCTCATTATTATCTTTTGCTGAAGCAAGTGTTTGATGAAGTTTTCCCGGTCCTGGAAGTTGGGGATGAAGCCAGTCAGTGGAAAAAAGTTGAGGATGTATGCAGAGCAACTTCCAGTAATATTTCCTCGATGCTGCAGGACTTGCGCATGGGTAGAAAAACAGAGATTGAGGCAATTGCAGGCTATGTCCTTGATTTGGCAGAGGATAAAAACAGACGTGCTCCAACCCTTTCTTTCTTAACGAATGCAATAAAAGGGATGGAAAACAGCTGA
- a CDS encoding DUF3397 family protein, with product MKGILSILLGAAALAPAIIFILLIFTLKAATGKGKKALLAAVDLSVFLFFFSVYIKMITIWELPALIYLYWSFIGWFLVFILFFALAKWKRPWKALKKMWRLSFLVYFSASFILLIYGAGLYILNELY from the coding sequence TTGAAGGGGATTTTATCAATATTACTCGGTGCCGCAGCGCTTGCACCTGCAATCATCTTCATTTTGCTTATCTTCACTTTGAAAGCTGCGACAGGAAAGGGGAAGAAGGCACTGCTGGCTGCAGTAGATCTCAGTGTTTTTCTGTTTTTCTTCTCGGTATATATTAAGATGATCACAATATGGGAGCTGCCTGCCCTAATTTATTTGTACTGGAGTTTTATTGGCTGGTTCCTTGTCTTCATCCTGTTTTTTGCATTGGCTAAATGGAAAAGGCCTTGGAAAGCTTTAAAAAAGATGTGGAGATTGTCATTCCTAGTGTATTTCTCTGCGTCCTTTATTTTATTGATTTATGGCGCAGGTCTTTATATCCTGAATGAACTTTATTAG
- the bshC gene encoding bacillithiol biosynthesis cysteine-adding enzyme BshC, translated as MEIFEFSLQSANPFVNALIEKTLDIHTYFDYDISLEDVYAKRQDDLLKRSFNRKELSSYLKTYNEKFQAPAAMRNIDRLLDESSTVVVGGQQAGLLTGPLYTIHKVVSILALAKQQEEKLGSPVIPVFWVAGEDHDFDEINHVYIQKNDRIKKKAISQRYLDKRSVAFAELDHAACKRWIEEVIQSFGETQHTKDLLKKLTMYMEKSSTYTEFFEWLIMDLFGSEGIVLIQSADPGLRELETEHFSAMIQKNDELARGMMNQQQIIRENGFSPIIETAFESANLFYEADGERLLMQRLESGEFADKENRVSFTQQEFLNELADCPEKFSNNVVTRPIMQELLLPTLAFIAGPGELSYWAELKQAFESIDIKMPPVVPRLNVTILERSIDSDLQDIQTAIPEALNGSLGKLKEQWLNDHQQIEIDGIADEAINEISRIHEQLTNKIVAEYPGMEAYSKKNKQFVVRQLDLLKREAKKNIEQKHHHILAKFDRAERAISPGGSPQERIWNIYYYLNKYGSHFPQNLAGLSYSFNNQHKVVKI; from the coding sequence ATGGAGATTTTCGAGTTCTCCCTGCAATCGGCGAATCCGTTTGTCAATGCACTGATTGAGAAAACTTTGGATATTCATACATATTTTGATTATGACATCAGCCTGGAAGACGTTTATGCGAAACGTCAAGATGACCTTTTAAAGCGCTCATTTAACCGGAAAGAATTGTCTTCTTATTTAAAAACCTACAACGAAAAATTTCAGGCTCCTGCTGCAATGAGGAATATTGATCGGCTGCTTGATGAATCAAGCACCGTTGTGGTGGGCGGACAGCAGGCTGGATTATTAACCGGTCCGCTATACACCATTCATAAGGTCGTTTCCATTCTTGCCTTGGCTAAGCAGCAGGAGGAGAAGCTCGGATCACCGGTTATCCCTGTATTTTGGGTTGCAGGTGAGGACCATGATTTTGATGAAATTAATCACGTTTATATTCAAAAAAATGACCGGATCAAAAAGAAAGCAATCAGCCAGAGGTATTTGGATAAACGCTCTGTAGCGTTTGCAGAACTTGACCACGCTGCCTGTAAAAGGTGGATAGAAGAAGTCATTCAGTCCTTTGGAGAAACACAGCATACAAAAGACCTTTTAAAGAAACTCACTATGTACATGGAAAAGTCCTCTACATATACAGAATTTTTCGAATGGCTGATCATGGATCTGTTCGGCTCCGAGGGCATTGTCCTTATTCAATCTGCAGACCCAGGACTTCGTGAGCTTGAAACGGAGCATTTCTCTGCAATGATCCAAAAAAATGATGAACTGGCGCGCGGCATGATGAATCAGCAGCAAATCATAAGAGAAAATGGATTCTCGCCCATTATCGAAACAGCTTTTGAAAGTGCTAACCTGTTTTATGAAGCAGATGGCGAAAGGCTTCTAATGCAGCGCCTTGAATCAGGAGAGTTTGCAGATAAAGAAAACCGGGTCTCCTTCACACAGCAGGAGTTTCTGAACGAATTAGCTGACTGCCCGGAAAAATTCAGCAACAATGTTGTCACAAGGCCGATTATGCAGGAACTCCTTCTCCCAACACTCGCTTTTATTGCAGGACCTGGCGAACTATCCTATTGGGCAGAATTAAAACAGGCTTTTGAATCAATTGACATCAAAATGCCGCCGGTCGTGCCAAGATTGAATGTAACCATCCTGGAACGTTCCATTGATTCTGATTTGCAGGATATACAAACGGCAATCCCTGAAGCATTAAATGGGAGCCTCGGCAAATTGAAGGAACAGTGGCTGAATGATCATCAGCAGATCGAGATTGATGGAATCGCAGACGAGGCCATTAATGAAATCAGCAGGATTCATGAACAGCTGACAAATAAAATAGTTGCTGAATATCCCGGTATGGAAGCTTACTCAAAAAAGAATAAACAGTTCGTAGTTAGGCAATTGGACCTGCTGAAAAGAGAAGCTAAGAAAAATATTGAACAGAAACACCATCACATTTTAGCGAAATTTGACAGGGCAGAACGGGCTATTTCTCCGGGAGGCAGCCCGCAGGAAAGAATTTGGAACATATATTACTATTTAAACAAGTACGGCAGTCATTTCCCTCAAAATCTTGCAGGTTTGTCATATTCCTTTAATAATCAACATAAGGTTGTCAAAATTTAA
- the mraZ gene encoding division/cell wall cluster transcriptional repressor MraZ, with product MFMGEYQHTIDAKGRMIVPAKFRDGLGESFVLTRGLDQCLFGYPMSEWIILEDKLKTLPLTKKDARAFTRFFFSGAVECELDKQGRINIASALLNYAKLEKDCVVIGVSNRIELWSKPIWEDYIDQQEDSFAEIAENMIGFDI from the coding sequence ATGTTCATGGGGGAATATCAGCATACAATCGATGCAAAAGGCCGCATGATCGTCCCAGCTAAATTCCGTGATGGGTTAGGTGAGTCTTTTGTCCTAACGAGAGGACTCGACCAATGTCTATTCGGCTATCCAATGTCAGAGTGGATCATCCTGGAAGATAAACTCAAAACTCTGCCGCTTACTAAAAAAGACGCTCGGGCGTTTACACGATTCTTCTTTTCAGGTGCAGTGGAATGTGAACTGGATAAACAGGGACGGATTAATATTGCATCCGCTCTGCTGAATTACGCTAAGCTTGAAAAAGATTGCGTTGTCATCGGGGTATCAAATCGAATTGAACTATGGAGCAAGCCGATTTGGGAAGACTATATAGACCAGCAGGAAGACTCTTTCGCAGAAATAGCTGAAAACATGATTGGTTTTGATATATAA